In the genome of Euleptes europaea isolate rEulEur1 chromosome 4, rEulEur1.hap1, whole genome shotgun sequence, the window ATCAAATagtaaaaagaataataaaactGGTACTCTGAGAGTGAGTCTCAGGTTTTTCAATTAGGATATAGTTCTCAGACAACTTCAGATCATACTAAAAACTGGCAGGCTTATAGGCACAGCAGTTTCAAAGCATGTGATAAGTATCAGCAAACACACTATCTGGCCACAACATGCTGGCATAGATGCCAAGGATTGCAAATGCAGTTCTGTCCACAGAATGCAGTtgtccctgcctttctcctccagCTGCCACCTCTCATGCCCTCCATCAAAAGACCCTCAAAAATAGTGTGAGATGGAGCTTCTATTGAGTGGAGGGGATTCCATGGAAAATGAGGACCTCCTCCCTATGCTTAATCAAGTCCTTTCAAGGTAACACACACTCTCTTGTAACTTATTTTAAGCTTCCAAAACTCCTGTAGGGAAATTAGGTAAgcacaaaaaaattaattttttctcTTCTAGACACTGAAGCACAGTTTGGAATTGGCAGGATTAACCACATCCTTCCATATAAAGATTAACATCATAATCAGAAAATAGAGGATAGCAGTTTCTAGTTAGAAACACTTTGTAGAAGAGTAATATTGTCTCCCTTTAACATGATTCGACCCAGCTGTTTCTTTGATTTTGTCTTGGAGTGGACCTCCTCAGCATCATCCAGCACCAGATTCATGTATTCATCAAATCCAAGAATACACCCTTCTATCCACTTGTTCACCTGTTCATATAGCCACACTTGAATTCTGGACCTATCCTGTAGATATCTGAAGATGAGGTTGATGAGGTTGATGGGCTGCACCATCACCTTCTGGACCTTTTGGCCCTGCCCGAGGTACGCCATGGCCGAGAACGCGATAAAACACGCCGGAGCCACTGGCCTTTCGCCTCCTTGTCCCGCACTCAACCACCTGTAGTTCTTCATAAATAAActtttttatgttaaaaaaaaatcctgtaggGAAGAAGTGTTAAAATAAAACTTACAGGATCTGCAGTTGTCAGTGGTCTATAATCAAGGCTTCCCCTGAAATCTCTAATCATACACATAATTTCATAATTTGGGTTTGTGGCATCTACAtcctaaaaggaagaaaaaaaatggtggcCAACATTTCAACAAACAGTTTTCCTCAACATTTATGTAAGGTTTGCAGATACAATAGATGCTTGAAGTAAAAAGGACATACCTTAATATTTGCATGGTATTAAATTCTGCAATAGtttattgtaaatattttagAAGCTGCATCCCAAAGAGTCCTTGTACACATGGCCAGGGCTTAATTCGCTATTACAGTTGACATttactccaccaccaccaaatcacACTTGTTAATATTGCTACTTGCGTCATTCCTTTTACTCGTGTCCAGACCACTAAACCACTTACTTTCCACAACATCTGAAAATGCAAACTGAAAGCCTCTCAGAGATGTTAACTTCTTCCAACCTATGTTACTGTCCGAGCTCCTGAATAAGCAAGAGCAGGTCCACTGAACTCCATTTGTGCAGTTACCCCAACACTGAACTCCTCCTGGAAGTCCATCTACGCCAAAAGGCTTTATGTGCCTCAGAGAACACATAAACACAGCCTATGtgtttagtttcagagggtagccatgttggtctagaTTCAAGTCAGCTAGAttcatatcacatgaacacacaaagcagtgttatattgaatcaggccatcaaggtcagtgtcatCTACTCAGGCTGCCAGCAGCACTCCAgtatctcaggaagaggtcttttacatcacctactatctcatcctttcaactggagatgccagggattgaacctagcaccttctgcatgccaagcagatgctctacctccaTGCTGTGGCCACTTGTGTCTGATgacaggagctttgactctcaactgttgataccccccaaaatctgattagaatctaaggtgctactggatgcaaATCTGTTTAACTCTTTGCAAGAAGAGAACTTTTATTCCTCCTTAACAACCACAGAAAGAAAAATCCCCACATACTTCAGAAGGTTAGCACTATCAGTACAACTATCAAGTTATATGGGTGCCAATATTACATCGGTAGGAGACTGCAAGTCTCACATTAGACTAGAAAACATAACACACAAGCCTGCCAGCAAGATTATGCTGCTGGTTGTactacagcatctgctttgtgacAGAATTCATTAAAATTAAGGGATTTTATTAAGATTAGcaactaatttgtttaaaagaaTGACTGTGTGCACTGCTATAATTTCAACCAAACTAAGCTTGTAGAAATATTCAAATAACTTCTTATGTCTCAGAGTCTCAAACATGACAACTTAATAGCAAAAGTATAGCTCTAGTTTTATCTTTTCATTTTTAGAAAGGTGTCACCAAGATTACATTTTTAGAAAACAAGAGAATATTTAATATTAGCTTAAATGAATATCTGGAATATACATACAATTATAAATAACGCAATACAAACCAGAGCCCGTTTCTCTCTAAGTTCCTGCTGTTGTAATCTTCGTTTCTCACGTTTTTCTTGCAGTTTTTCCACCTCTTTCACACAATTAGATTTTCTACGTGCTTAAGAGGAAAAAAGTCATTTTCTTTTTGCCATTCACAAAAGTacgtattttatttttatctgccTTCATTAAATAATTCCCTAAGCAATTCAGCATGAACTGGGCTATGAACTGTAGACTTAACACTGCTTATTTTAGGGATAAGGGCAATGGACAGTGACAGCCCAGAACAGACAGCATCCCTTAAACACAAACTGACTTAATACATGTGATTCTCTTGGTTTGACCTACTGAAAAGTCAGGTCAATTTTCACTCTCAGTCTACAGTTTTAGAATAGCCGAAGTTTTACGAATATTCTGTTACCAACACGACTATGGAAGAACAATCACACTGTGATTTCTCAACGTAGACATAACATTGGCACAGACTATCCACTACTTAATGAATTCTGTAATTGTCCAAGAGAGTATACATGTAATGCCTAAAATGAATGAATCCTTGATACGTGATTTACATACAAGGGGGTCCAAATTCCTTTTTTGCAGCTTGAACTGGAGATATATCTGAAACACTACCATTCTGTTGTGTAGAGGAAGACTGTTCAGGAAGTTGAGTAGGCCGCGCACGTGCAGAACCAACCACTGAAATTTTTAAAGAGAAACATATTTAAGAAATCTAGCCAAAACAGGAAAGCAGGAAGTGTCCTTGTTTCTCAACAAGTTCTTACATACTGTCACAATAGTGTCCAAATCGGttacttttaaaacaaactatAAACGCACGCTTTGGACACTAGCAGGTACTTCAGGAAATCATACCATGACACAAATCAGCATTAGAATggagccttggctactcaccatgagggctccttctcttccaaggcgaagggcatctttatctgtgggtgttttccccctctttccagggggcaggaccaaactttacttcctgtctccttggcgggaagaccgcccttAATCTCTATTTACAGGTTTGCCCAGCTACTTAGAGAAGTGTAAGAACATTAAACTGGGAACACTGTACAAACAAGGTAAGGTTAGGAAACAGGAACCATAGTGCATTGCAACATACATAGACCCTGACTGAACCTGGAAGGTTGACGGGTGAACTGATACATAGACCCTGACTGAACCTTAAAGGTTGATGGGTGAATTGATACTTCAACAGGTAAATTGAAGTGATAACAGGAAAGTGAAACGATAACGTATCCTGGTCCTTCTGTCATCCGTTTtagcccgggtgggcaagatgcccttcgcctcagaagagaaggagccctcacggtgagtagccaaggctccattctcctccgaggcaagagCATCTTTATCTGTGGGACTTCCAAGAGCTCCCCATCTGGGTGGGTTAGTTCCCTTCGTCCACCACGTGTTGGAGAACTCTGCATTCAAAAGCCACCTGTGCGGAGGA includes:
- the LOC130476062 gene encoding small nuclear ribonucleoprotein E-like, which produces MAYLGQGQKVQKVMVQPINLINLIFRYLQDRSRIQVWLYEQVNKWIEGCILGFDEYMNLVLDDAEEVHSKTKSKKQLGRIMLKGDNITLLQSVSN